Within Micromonospora narathiwatensis, the genomic segment TGCTCGCCGCGCTCGATCGGGCGGCCGGTGGCGCGCTGCGCGAGCACCTGCCCGAGACCATCCGCCTCGACGCCGGCCTCGGACCAGCCGCGTCGGCCCGTCCGTGACGCTGAAGTGGACTCCTACCGGCATGTTTCCGCGAGGTTAGGTACCCCTCACCGGTTACCGGTGTAACCCCGGTCATAGACTCCAACCCGATCGGCTTGTGAAGCATTTCACGAGCATGCGGGAGGAGGCGCAGATGACCGCGGTGGAGAACGACGCCGACGTGATCGTCGTGGGCGCCGGTCCCGGAGGATCGGCAACCGCGTACCACCTGGCGCGGCACGGCGTACGCGTGCTGCTGCTGGAGAAGACCGAGTTCCCCCGGGAGAAGGTCTGCGGCGACGGGCTCACCCCCCGCGCCGTGCGGCAGCTCGTGCGGATGGGCGTGGACACCTCGCCCGAGGCGGGCTGGCTGCACAACAAGGGCCTCCGGGTGATCGGCGGCGGGGTGCGCCTGGAACTGGACTGGCCCGACCTGGCCAGCTTCCCCAACTACGGCCTGGTCCGGACCCGGCTCGACTTCGACGACCTGCTCGCCCGGCAGGCCGTCGCCGCCGGAGCGAAGCTGCAGACCAGCGTGAACGTGATCGGGCCGGTGCTCGACGCCGACGACCGGGTGATCGGCGTGCAGGCCGAGGTGGGGCCGGACAAGGAGCCGGCCGCCTTCCACGCCCCGCTGGTGGTCGCCGCGGACGGCGTCTCCGGCCGCTTCCCGCTCGCCCTCGGCCTGGCCAAGCGGGAGGATCGGCCGATCGGCGTCGCGGTCCGCCGCTACTACCGCTCGCCCGCCAAGCACGACGACGACTACCTCGAGTCGTGGCTGGAGCTGCGGGCCAAGGGCAACGACGCGCTGCTCCCCGGCTACGGCTGGATCTTCGGCCTCGGCGACGGCCGGGTGAACGTCGGCCTGGGCGTGCTCAACTCCTCCGCCGCCTTCGGCAAGACCAACTACCGGCGGCTGCTCACCGACTGGCTGGCCAACACCCCCGAGGAGTGGGGGATGACCGACGAGACCAACGCGGAGGGGCCGATCCTCGGCGCCGCGCTGCCGATGGGTTTCAACCGGGTGCCGCACTACACGCGCGGAGTGCTGCTGGTCGGCGACTCCGGCGGCATGGTCAACCCGTTCAACGGCGAGGGCATCGCGTACGCGATGGAGTCCGGCGAGCTGGCCGCCGAGGTGGCGGTGCAGGCGCTCGCCCGGTCCACCGGCGCCGAGCGGGAGCGGGCGCTGCAGGCGTACCCGCAGGAGTTGAAGGCCCGCTTCGGCGGCTACTACCGGCTCGGCGGGATCTTCGTGAAGCTGATCGGCCGTCCGGAGATCATGCGGCTCGCCACCAAGCACGGCATGCCGCACCCGATGCTGATGCGCTTCGTGCTCAAGCTGCTGGCCAACCTGACCGACCCCCGGGGCGGGGACGCGATGGACCGGGTCATCAACGCGATGACGAAGGTGGCACCAGCCGTGTAGACCCCCGTTCCACGGGGCGCCGTCGCCCCGCGGAACGGACAAAGATCGACCCCGCCGACCGAGGTCACGAGGGACGTGAATAGTGTGATTTTCGCCAACGACCGAGGTCAGGGAAGGACGAGCAGGAGACAACGATGACGCTCTCGCCTTACGCACCCATCATCGGGCTGTTCGCCCTCGCCGCGGGATTCGCGCTGTTCTCCGTGGCCTCCGCCCGACTCGCCGGCCCCCGGCGGCTGAACAAGGCCAAGCTCGAGGCGTACGAGTGCGGCATCGAGCCGAGCCCGCAGCCGGTCGGCGGCGGCCGGTTCCCGATCAAGTTCTACCTGACGGCGATGCTCTTCATCGTCTTCGACATCGAGATCATCTTCCTCTACCCCTGGGCGGTCTCCTTCGACGCCCTGCCGATCTTCGGCTTCGTGGAGATGGTCCTGTTCATCGTCGCGGTCTTCGTCGCCTACGCCTACGTCTGGCGGCGCGGCGGCCTGGACTGGGACTGAGGGAGGTACGCAGATGGGCATCGAGGAGAAGCTTCCCTCCGGCGTCCTGCTCACCACCGTCGAGAAGCTGGTCAACTGGTCGCGGAAGTCGTCCGTCTGGGGCGCCACCTTCGGCCTGGCCTGCTGCGCCATCGAGATGATGGCGGCCGGTGGCCCGCACTACGACATGGGCCGCTGGGGCATGGAGGTCTTCCGGGCCTCGCCCCGGCAGGCGGACCTGATGATCGTGGCCGGCCGGGTGAGCCAGAAGATGGCCCCGGTCCTGCGCCAGATCTACGACCAGATGGCCGAGCCCCGCTGGGTGCTCTCGATGGGTGTCTGCGCCAGCAGCGGCGGCATGTTCAACAACTACGCCATCGTGCAGGGCGTCGACCACGTCGTCCCGGTCGACATGTACCTCCCGGGCTGCCCGCCCCGGCCCGAGATGCTCATCGACGCGGTCCTCAAGCTCCGCGAGAAGATCATGTACGAGCCGCTGGGCCCGAACGGCCGCAAGATGCTGGAGGCCCGCAAGGAGCGCGGTGACGTGCCTGTGGTGCCGTACGGCTCGATGCCGTCGTCGTACCGCAACGACAAGGCCCGGCGCGCCGAGTGGACCAGGGCGGTCCGCGAGGGGCGCGAGGAGCAGTTGCGGATCGAGAACTGGATGAAGGCCCAGAACCACCTCCACCCGCACGGGGGCCCGAAGTGAGCGCGACTGACGACAGGACCAACAACGGGGGCGTGCCGGTTCCGGTCACCCCGGCCGGGGCCACCGGCGGCGCGCCCGCCGAGCACCCGCCGGCCAGCCCCGCCGGCCGCGGCATGTTCGGCGTGCAGGGCAGCGGCGACGTCTCCGGCTACGGCGGACTGGTCCGCCCGCGCAAGCCGATCGAGGAGAGCCCCCGGCCGTACGGCGGCTACTTCGACGAGGTCCGGGACGCGCTGGAGGAGGCGTACCCCGAGTTCGGCGACGCGATCGAGAAGGTCGTGATCGACCGGGGTGAGCTGACCCTGCACGTCCGTCCGGAGCGGATCGCCGAGGTCTGCCAGGTGATGCGTGACGACCTGGCGCTCCGCTTCGAGCTCTGCTCCTCGGTGTCCGGCGTGGACTACCTGGGCGCGGAGGAGCGCCGGCTGCACGTCGTCTACCAGCTCACCTCGATGACCTACCGGCGTCGGGTCCGGCTGGAGGCCGCGGTCTCCGCCGAGGACCCGCACCTGCCGAGCGTCACCGGCGTCTACCCGACCGCCGACTGGCAGGAGCGGGAGACGTACGACATGTTCGGCATCGTCTTCGACGGCCACCCCAACCTGACCCGGATCCTCATGCCGGACGACTGGGAGGGGCACCCGCAGCGCAAGGACTACCCCCTGGGTGGCGTCCCGGTCGAGTACAAGGGCGCCGAAATTCCGCCGCCGGACCGGAGGAGGTCCTACCAGTGACGACGTCGAACTACGCGACCGAGCGCGAGACCACCGAGGGCAAGGTCTTCACCGTCACCGGTGGGGACTGGGACCAGGTCGTCTCCGGTACGGACCCGATCAACGACGAGCGGATCGTCGTCAACATGGGTCCGCAGCACCCGTCGACGCACGGCGTGCTCCGGCTGATCCTGGAGCTGGAGGGCGAGACGGTCCGCGAGGCCCGCTCGGTCATCGGTTACCTGCACACCGGCATCGAGAAGAACCTCGAATACCGCAACTGGGTCCAGGGCTCGACCTTCGTGACCCGGATGGACTACCTCGCCCCGCTGTTCAACGAGACGGCGTACGCGCTGGCGGTCGAGAAGCTGCTCGGCATCACCGACGACATCACCGAGCGGGCCAACACCATCCGGGTACTGATGATGGAGCTCAACCGGATCTCCTCGCACCTGGTCTGGCTGGCCACGACCGGCATGGAGCTGGGCGCGATCTCCATCATGCTGTACGGCTTCCGCGAGCGGGAGTACATCCTCGACATCTTCGAGACCATCACCGGCCTGCGCATGAACCACGCGTACGTGCGGCCGGGCGGGGTGGCGCAGGACGTGCCGGACGACGCGATCGTCAAGATCCGGAACTTCCTCAAGATGATGCCGAAGAAGCTCAAGGAGTACGAGGACCTCCTCTCCGGGCAGCCGATCTGGACCGAGCGCACCAAGAACGTGGCGGTGCTCGACGTGACCGCCTGTGTCGCGCTCGGCGTCACCGGCCCGGTGCTCCGCTCCGCCGGTCTCGCCTGGGACCTGCGCAAGACCATGCCGTACTGCGGCTACGAAACGTACGAGTTCGACGTCCCGACCCACACCGACGGCGACGTCTGGGGCCGCTACCAGGTCCGGCTCGCCGAGATCCGTGAGTCGCTGAAGCTGGTCGAGCAGGCGGTGGACCGGCTCGCCAAGCGCGGCCCGGTGATGGTCTCCGACAAGAAGATCGCCTGGCCGGCGCAGCTCGCCATCGGCGTCGACGGCATGGGCAACTCGCTGGAGCACGTCGCCAAGATCATGGGTCAGTCGATGGAGTCGCTGATCCACCACTTCAAGCTCGTCACCGAGGGCTTCCGGGTCCCGCCGGGCCAGGTGTACGTCGGCATCGAGTCGCCCCGCGGCGAACTGGGCGTGCACGCGGTCTCCGACGGCGGCACCCGGCCGTACCGGGTGCACTACCGGGAGCCGAGCTTCGTCAACCTCCAGGCGCTCCCGGCGATGGCCGAGGGCGGTCTGATCGCCGACGTGATCGCCGGTGGCGCCTCGCTGGACCCCGTGATGGGTGGTTGTGACCGGTGAGCGCGAGGAGTGAGCTTGCGAGCCCCGCAGTCGCGAACGGAAGGCGGCTCTGATGAGTGTCTTTACGGAAGAAACCCGGGCCCGGGCGCGGGAGATCATCGCCCGGTACCCGGCGGACCGGTCCCGCTCGGCGCTGCTGCCGCTGCTGCACCTGGTCCAGTCCGAGGAGGGGTACGTCTCCCCGGCCGGGGTCGAGTTCTGCGCCGAGGTGCTCGGCCTGAACAAGGCCCAGGTCGGCGCGGTCGCCACCTTCTACACCATGTACAAGCGCAAGCCGACCGGTGACTACCTGGTCAGCGTCTGCACCAACACGATGTGCAACGTGCTGGGCGGGCAGGAGGTCTACGACACCCTGGCCGAGCACCTGGGCGTCGGGCACGACGAGACCACCGGGGACGGGAAGATCACCCTGGAGCACGCCGAGTGCCTGGCGGCGTGCGACTACGGCCCGGTGATGACGGTCAACTACGACTTCTTCGACAACGTCGACCCGCAGGGCGCGCTCGGCGTGGTCGAGGAGCTGCGCGCCGGTGGCCGGCCGATGCCGACCCGGGGCGCGCGGCTCTGCACCCTGAAGGAGATGGCCGTCCAGCTCGCCGGCTTCGCCGACGAGCGGGAGGGCGCCGTCGCCGACGGCGGGCCGGGCGAGCCGACCCTGCGCGGCGTGCGGCTGGCCGAGCAGCACGGCATCTCGGTGCCGGGGTTCGACCCGAACACCCCGATCCGCAGCAAGGAAGCGGAGGCTCAGAAGTGACGACGCCTCGGCCGGAGACGCTGGCCAAGCTCACGCCGGTGCTGACCAAGCGCTGGCTGTCGCCGGACGCCTGGCGCGTCGGCACCTACGAGAAGCTGGACGGCTACGCCGCCCTGCGCAAGGCGCTCAAGGCGCACCCGGACGACCTGATCCAGCTGATCAAGGACTCCGGGCTGCGCGGGCGCGGCGGCGCGGGCTTCCCGACCGGTCTCAAGTGGGGGTTCATCCCGCAGGGCGACGGCAAGCCGCATTACCTGGTGGTGAACGCCGACGAGGGCGAGCCGGGCACCTGCAAGGACCTGCCGCTGATGGCCCACGACCCGCACTCGCTGGTCGAGGGCGTGATCATCGCGTCGTACGCGATCCGGGCCAACCGCGCGTACATCTACATCCGCGGTGAGGCGGTGCACGCCGCCCGTCGGCTGCGCAACGCCGTGCAGGAGGCGCACGCCAAGGGCTACCTGGGCCGGAACATCCTCGGCAGCGGGTTCGACCTGGAGCTGGTGGTGCACTCCGGCGCCGGCGCGTACATCTGCGGCGAGGAGACCGCGCTGCTGGACTCGCTGGAGGGCTTCCGGGGCCAGCCCCGGCTGCGCCCGCCGTTCCCGGCGACCCACGGCCTGTACGCCAGCCCGACCGTGGTCAACAACGTCGGCACCATCGCCAGCGTGCCGTACATCGTGCTGGGCGGCGCGGACTGGTGGAAGACCATGGGTACGGAGAAGTCCTCCGGCCCGATGATCTACTCGCTCTCCGGCCGGATCGCCAACCCGGGCCAGTACGAGTGCTCGATGGGGATCACCCTGCGCGAGCTGATCGAGCTGGCCGGCGGGATGCGGCCCGGGCACAACCTGAAGTTCTGGACCCCGGGCGGCTCGTCCACCCCGCTGCTCACCGCCGAGCACCTCGACGTCCCGCTGGACTTCGAGGGGGTGGCGGCGGCCGGCTCGATCCTGGGCACCACGGCCACGCAGATCTTCTCCGACCAGGACTGCCCGGTGTACGCGACCTACCGGTGGCTGGAGTTCTACCACCACGAGTCGTGCGGCAAGTGCACCCCGTGCCGCGAGGGCAACTACTGGATGGTCCGGGTCTACCGGCGGATCCTCGCCGGCCAGGGCACCCACGAGGACCTGGACACCCTGCTCGACACCTGCGACAACATCCTCGGCCGCTCGTTCTGCGGTCTGGGTGACGGTGCGACCAGCTCGGTGACCTCGTCGCTGACGTACTTCAAGCAGGACTACCTCGACTACATCGAGGGACGTACCGCGCCGAAGCTCTCCGACAAGCAGTTGGTGGGAGCCCACTGATGACCGACGTAGCCAAGCAGACTGAGACCGTCACCCTCACCATCGACGGCGTCCAGGTCACCGCGCCCAAGGGGGAGCTGCTGATCCGGGTCGCCGAGCGGATGGGCACCGAGATCCCGCGGTTCTGCGACCACCCGCTGCTGGCCCCGGCCGGTGCCTGCCGGCAGTGCCTGGTGGAGGTGGAGGGGCAGCGCAAGCCGGTCGCCTCCTGCACCCAGACCGTGGCCGAGGGCATGGTGGTCCGCACCCAGCTCACCTCGCCGGTCGCCAAGAAGGCCCAGGAGGGGGTGATGGAGCTGCTGCTCCTCAACCACCCACTGGACTGCCCCATGTGTGACAAGGGCGGTGAGTGCCCGCTGCAGAACCAGGCGATGTCCACCGGCCGCACGGACTCCCGCTTCCACGAGCACAAGCGGGAGTACCCGAAGCCGCTGCCGATCAGCAGCCAGGTGCTGCTCGACCGCGAGCGCTGCGTGCTCTGCCAGCGCTGCACCCGGTTCTCCGAGGAGATCGCCGGCGACAAGTTCATCGACCTGATGAACCGGTCGTCCGCCGAGGAGATCAACATCTACCGGGACGACGCGTACGGGGCGGTCGACGCGGGCAGTGCCGATGGCGCCGGCGCAGGCGCCGGCGATGTCCCGTTCAACTCGTACTTCTCCGGGAACACGGTGCAGATCTGTCCGGTGGGCGCGCTGACCGGCGCGCAGTACCGGTTCCGGGCCCGCCCGTTCGACCTGGTCTCCACCCCGAGCGTCTGCGAGCACTGCTCGGCCGGTTGCGCCCAGCGCACGGACTGGCGGCGCGGCAAGGTGCTGCGCCGGCTGGCCGGCGACGACCCGGCGGTGAACGAGGAGTGGAACTGCGACAAGGGCCGCTGGGGCTTCCAGTACACCCGCGCGTTCGACCGGCTCACCACCCCGCTGGTCCGCGACGAGCGGAGCGGTGAGCTGCGCGAGGCGTCCTGGAGCGAGGCGCTGACCCGGGCCGCCGAGGGGCTGCGCGCCGCCCGGGACGGCGGGTCGGGCACGGCGGTGCTGACCGGTGGCCGGCTGACCGTCGAGGACGCCTACTCGTACGCGAAGTTCGCCCGGGTCGCGCTGCACACCAACGACATCGACTTCCGGGCCCGCCCGGTCTCCCGTGAGGAGGCCGACTTCCTGGCCAGCCGGGTCGCCGGCATCACCGATGTGACCTACGCGGACGTGGAGAACGCGCCCGCGGTGGTGCTGGTCGGCCTGGAGCCGGAGGAGGAGTGCCCGGTCCTCTTCCTGCGGCTGCGCAAGGCGTACCTGAAGAACAAGCTCACCGTGTACGCGATCGCGCCGTTCGCCACCCCGGGCCTGGAGAAGCTCGGGGCCAAGCTGGCCCGGGTGGTGCCGGGCGAGGAGGCCAGCGTGCTGGCCGAGCACGCCACGGTGGCCGAGGCGCTGAGCCGGCCGGGGGCGATCCTGATCGTCGGCGAGCGGCTGGGCGCGGTGCCGGGCGGGCTCTCCGCCGCGGCGGACGTCGCCCGGCGTACCGGTGCGAAGCTGGCCTGGGTGCCGCGGCGCGCGGGTGACCGCGGCGCGGTCGACGCGGGCTGCCTGCCCAACCTGCTTCCCGGTGGCCGCCCGGTCACCGAGCCGGCCGCCCGCGCCGAGCTGGGTGAGGCGTGGGACATCGCGGCCGGGGTGATCCCGAGCCAGGCCGGCCGGGACACCGACGGCATCCTCACCGCGGCGGCCAACGGCCAGCTCGGCGCCCTCGTGGTGGCCGGCGTGGACCCGGCCGACCTGGCCGACCCGCGCCTGGCCGAGCGGGCCCTGGACGCGGTGCCGTTCCTGGTCAGCCTGGAACTGCGGATGAGCGCCGTGGCCCGCCGGGCGGACGTGGTCTTCCCGGTCGCCCCGGTGGTCGAGAAGGCCGGCAGCTTCCTGGACTGGGAGGGCCGGCTGCGGACCTTCGAGAAGGTGCTGGACACCGCGGCGATGAGCGACGGCCGGGTGCTCGACGCGCTGGCCGCGCAGCTCGACGTCCGCCTCGGCACCGGTGACGTGGCCGGCGTGCGCCGGGAACTGGGCGCCCTGCCGCCGACCCGGGTGGACCGTCCGGCCGCGCCGATGGTCGAGCCGGCCACCGTGCCGCAGCCGGGCGCGGGCCAGGCCGTCCTGGCCACCTGGCACCAGCTGATCGACCTGGGCGCCCTCACCGACGGCGACGAGCACCTGGCCGGCACCGCCCGCCCGCCGGTGGTCCGGCTGGGCAAGGGCACCGCCGAGGCGATCGGCGTGGCCGACGGCGACCCGGTGACCGTGGGCACCGACCGCGGGGCGGTCACCCTGCCGGCGGCGATCACCGAGATGCCGGACGGTGTGGTCTGGCTGCCGACCAACTCGCCCGGCTCGACCGTCCGGCGCAGCCTCGGCGCGGCGGCCGGCGAGGTCGTAGAGGTCTCCGCCGGTGCGGTCGTCCCGGCCGGGCGTGTCGCCGCGGACGCGGCCGGTAACCCGGGTCCGCTCCTCAACGCAGGGGGTGTTCAATGAGCCCGGTCATCCTGGCCGCCCAGGACCCGACGCTTGCCGACTTCGGTCACGACCCGTGGTGGCTGGTCCTGATCAAGATCGTCTTCGCGTTCGTCTTCGGCCTGCTGGCCACGCTGCTCGGCGTCTGGTTCGAGCGGCGGGTCGTCGGCTACATGCAGGTCCGGCCCGGACCCAACCAGGTCGGCCCGTTCGGCCTGCTGCAGACGCTCGCCGACGGTCTCAAGATGGCCTTCAAGGAGGACATCCTCCCGCGGGCCGCCGACAAGGTCGTCTACTTCTTCGCCCCGACCATCTCGGTGATCTGCGCGGTCACCGCGCTGTCGGTGGTGCCGTTCGGTCCGCAGGTCAGCATCTTCGGCCACTGGACGCCGCTCCAGGTCACCGACGTGCCGGTGGCGGTGCTGGTGCTGCTGGCCTGCTCGTCGATGGGCATCTACGGCATCGTGCTCGGCGGTTGGGCCTCCGGCTCGACCTACCCGCTGCTCGGCGGTCTCCGGTCCACCGCCCAGATGATCTCGTACGAGGTCGCGATGGGGCTGAGCATCGTGGCGGTGTTCATGACCGCCGGCACGATGTCCACCAGCGGGATCGTCGCCAAGCAGGCGCACGGCACGCACCTGAGCCTCTTCGGCGCCGACCTCCAGGCCCCCGGCTGGTACGCGATCCTGCTGCTGCCGAGCTTCATCATCTTCTTCATCGCCACCGTGGGTGAGACCAACCGGGCGCCGTTCGACCTGCCCGAGGCGGAGTCGGAGCTGGTCGCGGGCTTCATGACCGAGTACAGCTCGCTGAAGTTCGCGCTCTTCATGCTCTCCGAGTACGTCTCGATGGTGACCATGTCCGCGGTCACCACCACGCTGTTCCTCGGCGGCTGGCGGGCACCCTGGCCGATCACCATGTGGGCGGGCGCCAACTCGGGTTGGTGGCCGATGCTCTGGTTCTTCGGCAAGGTGATCCTCCTGGTCTTCGTCTTCGTCTGGCTGCGGGGCACCCTGCCCCGTCTCCGGTACGACCAGTTCATGCGCTTCGGCTGGAAGGTCCTGCTGCCGATCAACCTGGTCTGGATCCTGGTCCTGAGCGGGCTGCGCTCGATCGAGGACTGGCAGACCAAGGACCGGCTGCTCGCCACCGGCATCGGCGCGGGCGTGCTGCTGCTGGCCACGCTCTTCTGGCCGAGCAAGAAGAAGGAGCCGAAGCCGACGCTCCAGGAGCAGGTCAACAGCCGTCCGCACGGCAGCTTCCCGCTGCCTCCGATGGATCTTCAGGTACCGCCGAGCCCGCGCACCGTGCGCGTGGTCGCCGAGCGGGAGCCGGCCAACGTCGTCGCCGGCTCGGACCCCAGCAGGGAGGTGTGACGTGGGCACGATCACCGGAACGTTCAAGGGCTTCGGGGTCACCTTCTCGCACATGTTCAGGAAGGTCGTCACCACCGACTACCCGTTCAAGCCGCCGGTCGCGGCGCCGCGCTACCACGGGCGGCACATCCTCAACCGGCACCCGGACGGCCTGGAGAAGTGCATCGGCTGCGAGCTGTGTGCCTGGGCCTGCCCGGCGGACGCGATCTACGTCGAGGGTGGCGACAACACCGAGGAGCAGCGCTTCTCCCCGGGCGAGCGGTACGCCAGCGTCTACCAGATCAACTACGCCCGGTGCATCTTCTGCGGTCTCTGCATCGAGGCCTGCCCGACCCGTTCGCTCACCATGAGCAACGAGTACGAGCTGGCCCGGGACAACCGGCAGGATCTGATCTTCACGAAGGAGCAGCTGCTCGCGCCGCTGCTGCCGGGCATGGAGCAGCCGCCGCACCCGATGCGGCTGGGCGAGAGCGAGAAGGACTACTACGTCGGCGGGCTGACCAACCCGGGCACTTCGGCCGGCGCCGAGCGTTCGCCGATGAGCCCGGCCGCGGCTGGCAAGGGAGACACGGCATGACCACGCAGACTGTGCTCGCCGAGGCGGCCAAGGTCTCCGGCGGCGAGGCGGTGACCTTCTGGATCCTCGCCCCGCTGGCGCTGCTCGGCGCGATCGGCATGGTGTGGGCGCGTAACGCGGTGCACTCGGCGCTCTGGCTGGTGCTGACCATGCTCTGCCTGGGCGTGTTCTACGTCCTGCAGGCCGGGCCGTTCATCGGCATGGTGCAGATCATCGTCTACACCGGCGCGATCATGATGCTCTTCCTGTTCGTGCTGATGCTGGTCGGCCGGGATTCCACGGACTCGCTGATCGAGACGCTGCGCGGCCAGCGGGTCGCCGCGGTGGTGCTCGGTCTGGGCTTCGCGGGCCTGGTCGGCAGCGGCCTCTACCGGGCCATGGAGGGCGTCCAGGCCGTCGGCCTGGACAAGGCGAACGCGGAGGGCAACGTGGAGGGCATCGCCCGGCTGCTCTTCACCAAGTACGTCTTCGCCTTCGAGCTGACCTCCGCGCTGCTGATCACGGCGGCCGTCGGCGCGATGGTGCTGGCGCACGTGGAGCGGCGTAAGGAGGACCGGATGGACCAGGTCGCCACGATGAAGGCCCGGTTCCGCCCCGGCAACTACCCCGGCCCGAAGCCCGGCCCGGGTGTCTTCGCCACGTCCTCCTCGGTGGCCACCCCGGCCCGCCTGCCCGACGGCCGGCTGTCCGACCGCAGCATTCCGGAGATCCTGCCGGTCCGGGAGCTGACGGCCGAGGAGACCTCTCTGAAGGGGACTGAGCGGTGAGCGCGAGGAGTGCAGCGAAGCGGAGCCCCGCAGTCGCGAACGAAAGGCTGGCTCAGCAGTGACCCCGGACTACTACCTGATCCTCGCGGCGGTGCTGTTCACCATCGGCGCCGTCGGCGTGCTGATCCGGCGTAACGCGATCGTGCTGTTCATGTGCGTCGAGCTGATGCTCAACGCGGCCAACCTGACGCTGGTCACCTTCAGCCGGATCAACGGTGACCTGAACGGCCAGATCATGGCGTTCTTCGTGATGGTGGTGGCGGCGGCCGAGGTCGTGGTCGGGCTCGCGATCATCATGTCGATCTTCCGGACTCGGCGCTCGGCGAGCGTCGACGACGCCAACCTGCTGAAGTACTGAGGGGTCCACCGGTGGATGAGATTCTGATGGCCGCCCCGGAGGGTGCAGTCACCTTCGCTCAGGCGGGCGGGCTGCTCGGCAGCGTCTGGCTGCTGGTGGCCGTACCGCTGGTCAGCGCGGCGATCCTGCTGCTGCTCGGCAGGCGGGCGGACCGCTGGGGCCACTGGCTGGGGGTGGGCGCGATCGGCGCCGCCTTCGTGCTCGGCCTGA encodes:
- the nuoH gene encoding NADH-quinone oxidoreductase subunit NuoH: MSPVILAAQDPTLADFGHDPWWLVLIKIVFAFVFGLLATLLGVWFERRVVGYMQVRPGPNQVGPFGLLQTLADGLKMAFKEDILPRAADKVVYFFAPTISVICAVTALSVVPFGPQVSIFGHWTPLQVTDVPVAVLVLLACSSMGIYGIVLGGWASGSTYPLLGGLRSTAQMISYEVAMGLSIVAVFMTAGTMSTSGIVAKQAHGTHLSLFGADLQAPGWYAILLLPSFIIFFIATVGETNRAPFDLPEAESELVAGFMTEYSSLKFALFMLSEYVSMVTMSAVTTTLFLGGWRAPWPITMWAGANSGWWPMLWFFGKVILLVFVFVWLRGTLPRLRYDQFMRFGWKVLLPINLVWILVLSGLRSIEDWQTKDRLLATGIGAGVLLLATLFWPSKKKEPKPTLQEQVNSRPHGSFPLPPMDLQVPPSPRTVRVVAEREPANVVAGSDPSREV
- the nuoI gene encoding NADH-quinone oxidoreductase subunit NuoI, encoding MGTITGTFKGFGVTFSHMFRKVVTTDYPFKPPVAAPRYHGRHILNRHPDGLEKCIGCELCAWACPADAIYVEGGDNTEEQRFSPGERYASVYQINYARCIFCGLCIEACPTRSLTMSNEYELARDNRQDLIFTKEQLLAPLLPGMEQPPHPMRLGESEKDYYVGGLTNPGTSAGAERSPMSPAAAGKGDTA
- the nuoK gene encoding NADH-quinone oxidoreductase subunit NuoK gives rise to the protein MTPDYYLILAAVLFTIGAVGVLIRRNAIVLFMCVELMLNAANLTLVTFSRINGDLNGQIMAFFVMVVAAAEVVVGLAIIMSIFRTRRSASVDDANLLKY
- a CDS encoding NADH-quinone oxidoreductase subunit J, with the translated sequence MTTQTVLAEAAKVSGGEAVTFWILAPLALLGAIGMVWARNAVHSALWLVLTMLCLGVFYVLQAGPFIGMVQIIVYTGAIMMLFLFVLMLVGRDSTDSLIETLRGQRVAAVVLGLGFAGLVGSGLYRAMEGVQAVGLDKANAEGNVEGIARLLFTKYVFAFELTSALLITAAVGAMVLAHVERRKEDRMDQVATMKARFRPGNYPGPKPGPGVFATSSSVATPARLPDGRLSDRSIPEILPVRELTAEETSLKGTER